The window GCAGAGCTCCGACTACAAGCACTATGTTTCCGTGCGCATGCAACCGACGGCCGACAAGTATTACCTCGTCGGGGTCGTCGACGATCCGAAGGGCAAGCTGAAGACGCTCGACACGACCGACGTCGTGAACGGCACGACCACCCGCACGATCGAGGACCAGTACGAGAACAAGCTGCTCTTCTCCGCGCTGATCGCCAAGCGCTTCTCGGGGCTGACGTTCAAGGGGGGCGTGATCGAATCCACCGGCGGCCTGGGGGTCGATTACCAGGTCATACCCGACCGGTTGACGGTGGCCGCCGAGGCGTTCAACTTCAGCCGGAAGAACGACCGGCCCCATTTGAAGGCCTATGCCAACTATGATATCGTCAAAAACCTGTTCGTGACGGGCGGCGTCGACGACATCGCCAGCAAGGACCGGAAGCTTCGCACGTTGTTCATGGGTTTCGGCATCAAGTTCGCCGACGACGACCTGAAGACGCTGCTGGGCGCGATCCCCATCAAGCCTTAAATCATCCACGACAAACTTACTTTCAACAGAGGAAGGTGCGCTATGGCCAAGATTCAGCGAGCGATTCTGAGCGTGTCGGACAAAACCGGTCTCGTCGATTTTGCGAAGGGGCTGTCAAAGCTTGGCATCCTGTTGTACGCCTCCGGCGGGACGGCGACGGCGCTCAAGCAGAAGAAGGTTCCGGTGACGCTGATCGAGGACTACACCGGCTTCCCCGAGATGCTCGACGGCCGCGTCAAGACGCTCAACCCCAAGATCCACGGCGGGCTGCTCGCGGTGCGCGGCAAGGCCGAGCACATGAAGACGATCAAGGAACACGGCATCCTCCCGTTCGACATGGTGGTCGTCAACCTCTACCCGTTCGAGGCGACCATCGCGAAGAAGGGCTGCACCCGCGAAGAGGCGATCGAAAACATCGACATCGGCGGCCCGACGATGCTCCGCTCGGCGGCCAAGAACAGCCAGGACGTCGCGGTCGTCACCGATCCGGCCGACTACAAGGAGATCCTCGCGAAGCTGGTCAAGGGCAAGGGGAAGCTCGACGCGGAGACGCACGCCGAGCTCGGACGCAAGGTGTTCGCTCTCACCGCGCGCTATGACGCCGCGATCTCCAACTACCTCGGCAAGGGCGCCGATGCGAAGGACGAATACCCGGTCACCTTCACCGCCCAGTGGAACCGCAAGCAGACGCTGCGCTACGGGGAGAACCCGCACCAGACCTCGGCGTTCTACGCCGATGCGACGCTCCCCGTCGAGCCGACGCTCGGCGGCGCGCTCCAGCTCCAGGGCAAGGAGCTCTCCTACAACAACATCGTCGACATCGACGCGGCGCTTCAGCTCGTGCTCGAATTCTCCGAGCCCGCGGCGGTCATCATCAAGCACACCAACCCCTCGGGCGTGGGCACGGGACGCCGGCTGATCGACGCCTTCGACAAGGCGCGCGCCTGCGACCCGGTTTCCGCATTCGGCGGCGTCATCGGCTTCAACCGGCCCGTGACGGCCGAGACCGCCAAGGCGGTTGCCAGCACCTTCTTCGAGGCGATCATCGCCCCGTCCTACGACAAGGAGGCGAAGAAGATCCTCTCGGCCAAGGCCAATCTTCGGGTACTCGAGACGGGGCACGACTATGTCTGGGCGGCCGAAGCGGGCTACGAGATGAAAAAGGTGTCCGGCGGGCTTCTGCTCCAGACGCGCGACCGCCATGCGCTGGCGACGAAGGATCTCAAGGTCGTCACCAAGCGCAAGCCGACGCCCGACGAGATCAAGGGGCTGCTGTTCGCCTGGAAGGTGTGCAAGCACGTCAAGTCCAACGCGATCGTCTTCGCCCTCAAGGACCGCACGCTGGGCGTCGGCGCGGGCCAGATGAGCCGCGTCGACTCGGCCAAGATCGCGGTGATGAAGGCGCAGAAGCCCTTGAAGGGCACGGTCATCGCGTCCGACGCCTTCTTCCCGTTCCGCGACGGGCTCGACACGGCGGCTGCGGCCGGCGCCACGGCGGTCATCCAGCCGGGCGGCTCGGTGCGCGACGCCGAGCTGATCGCGGCGGCCGACGAGCACGGGATGGCGATGGTGTTCACCGGCGTCCGCCACTTCCGGCATTAATCCGGTCGGGGGGCGGAGATGCAGATGAAGGTGCTGTTGGTGGGCGGCGGGGGGCGCGAGCATGCGCTGGCCTGGAAGATCGCGCAGAGCCCGCTGGTCGACAAGATCTACGCGGCGCCGGGCAATCCCGGCATCGCCCGCCATGCCGAGCTGGTCGCCATTCCGGCCGACGACGTGGCGGCGCTGTGCGCCTTCGCCGTCGAGAAGCACGTCGGGCTCGTGGTAGTCGGCCCCGAGATCCCGCTGGTGCTGGGGCTCTCCGACGCGCTGGCGTCGACCGGCATCCCCGTCTTCGGCCCCGACAAGGCGGGGGCGCAGCTCGAGGGCTCCAAGGTGTTCATGAAGGAAATGCTTGCCTCGTGCGGCATCCCCACGGCGCCCTTCCGCGTGTTCGACGAATACGACGACGCCGAGCAGTACGTGCTGACGCATCGGCTTCCGGTGGTCGTCAAGGCCGACGGGCTGGCGGCCGGCAAGGGCGTCGCGGTCGCAGGCACCTACGAAGAGGCGGTGACGTTCCTTCGCCAGGTGATGGTCGACCGGGTCTTCGGCGACGCGGGCGACCGGGTCGTCGTCGAGGAGTGCCTGCCCGGCGAGGAGGCGTCCTACATCGTCTTCACCGACGGCGAAAAGGTCGTGCCGCTGCCCAGCTCGCAGGACCACAAGCGGATCGGCGACAACGACGCTGGCCCCAACACCGGCGGCATGGGCGCCTATTCGCCCGCGCCGGTCGTCACTCCCGAGGTCGACCGCCGGGTGATGAAAGAGGTGTTCGAGCCGCTGCTCGCCGGCCTGCGGACCGCCGGCATCCGCTACCGGGGCATCCTCTACGCGGGGCTCATGATCGAGTACGGCGTCCCCCGGGTGCTCGAGTTCAACGTCCGCTTCGGCGACCCCGAGGCGCAGCCGCTCTTCCTGCGCATGAAGAACGACCTCGTCCCCTTGATGCTCCAGTGCGCGCAGGGTCGCCTGACCGACGCGACGCTCGAGATCGACCCGCGGCCGACGGTGTGCGTCGTCATGGCGTCTTCGGGCTACCCGGGCGCCTATCGCAAGGGGATGCCGATCGCGGGCATCGACGAGGCCGAAAAGCTGGGCGACGTCCAGGTGTTTCACGCCGGCACCGCGATCGAGAACGGGAAACTCGTGACCGCCGGCGGACGGGTGCTCGGCGTCACGGCCATCGGCGAAGACCTGCGCGCCGCCATCCGGCGCGCCTACAAGGCCGTCGACGCCATCGACTGGGAAGGCGCCTACTACCGCGCCGACATCGGGAAGAAGGCGCTCGATCGTGGAGGGATGTGAGCCCATGTCCGGAAAAGTGCTCATCCTCATGGGAAGCGCCTCCGACGCCGACACGATGCGCGAGACGGTCAAGGTTCTCGAAGAGTTCGGCGTCGAATCCACGCTCACCGTCTCTTCGGCCCACCGCTCGCCCCAGCGCACCCACGATCTCGTATCGAAGGCCGAGGCCGACGGCTACTCGGTGATCGTCGCCGGGGCGGGCGCCGCCGCGCACCTGGCGGGCGTCGTCGCGTCGCTGACCGTGCTGCCCGTCATCGGGGTTCCGCTCGCAGGGACCCCGCTGGCCGGCTTCGACGCGCTGCTCTCGACGGTCCAGATGCCCGCGGGCATCCCCGTCGCCACGGTCGCCGTGGGCAAGGCAGGGGCGCAGAACGCGGGCCACCTCGCGGTCCAGATCCTGGCGACGGCAGATCCGTCGTTGCGCGACAAGCTCCGGGGGAAGCGCGTCGCGATGGCCGAGGCCGTCGCCGAGGCGGCCGCGAAGCTGTAACCCTTGCCGATGATCACCCTCGCCTCCGAATGCTATCCCTGCTTCTTCCGGCAGGCCGACCTGGCTGCCCGAGCGCACGGGGCGCCGGAAACCCTTCGGCTCGCCCTCGCCGGAAGGATCGCCTCGATGCTCCACGCGCTGCCGGCCGGCCGTCCCCCGGCCGCGCTCGCCTCCGACCTCCAGGCGACCATCCGCGAGACGCTCGGCGCCGACGACCCGTTCCATGCGCTCAAGCGCCGCGAGCTGGCGCGCTTCGGCGAGACTTCCCGCCGCGCCCTCGACTTCGTTTCGGCGTCGCCCGACCCGCTGGCCGCTGCGGTCGGGTTGGCCGCCCTCGCCAACATCATGGATTCCGGCATCATCGACGACGCGCAGAAAGACCGGGAGATCGCCCGCATCGAGGAAATGGCGGCTGCGTTCGTCCTGCCCGAATCGTTCCGGACGCAGGTCGGGCGGGCGCGGACCGTCGGGGTGCTGCTCGACAACGCGGGCGAGGCGGCGTTCGACGTGCCGCTGCTCGCGTGGCTCAACCGCGCCGGCAAGAGGGTCTGGATCGCGGCCAAGGGCGGGCCGGTCATCGACGACCTGACGATCGACGAGGCGCGCGAGATCGGCCTCCAGCAGTACGGGGAGCTCTTTTCCAACGGCAACCGCGCGATCGGCACCGACCTCGCGCAGTGCCCTCCCGAATTCCGGGAGCGGCTCCACGCCGCCGACCTCGTGCTTTCCAAGGGGCAGGGCAACTTCGAGACGCTGTCGGGCAAGCTGTCCAACGGATGGTTCCTGCTCCGCTGCAAGTGCCCGGTCATTTCTCGTGCGGTCGGGCGGCCCGAGGGCGAGCTGCTGCTGATCGAGAGCGCGTCCGCGCAGGCATGATCCGTCTCGCGGATGTCTCCGGGGGCGTCGGGATTCCAGCCGACGCGATCCGGTCGCTCCGGTCGGGGGGGCTGGTGATCTACCCGACCGACACGCTCTACGGGATGGGGGTCGATCCCCGGTCGCCGCAGGGGCTGGCCCGGCTGGTGCGCACCAAGGGGCGCGCGGCGGGCAAGCCGCTGCCGCTGCTTCTGTCCGGCCCGGATTGCGCCGCGGCGTGGGCTGCCGAGGTCCCGGCCGTCGCCGCGAGGCTGATGGCCCGCTTCTGGCCCGGAGCCCTCACGCTGGTGCTTCCCGCCGCCGCCGGGCTGCCGGCCGAGGTCACGGGGGGCGGCGACACCGTTGGGCTTCGCGTCCCCGCCCACCCCGTCGCGCGTGCGCTGGCTGCCGCCGCCGGGGGTGCCGTCACCGGCACGTCCGCCAACCGATCGGGCGAGCCCGGCCTCTGGCGCGACGCAGAATCGCTGCTGTCCGAGTTTTCCGGCGACGCCGACTGGTTGCTGTGGGACGGCCCGGCCGCCTCGGGAACGCCGTCCACCGTCGTTCGTGTCTCGCGCCAAGGCGAAATCGCCTGCATCCGGGAGGGGGCCGTCCCCTTCCGCACCATCACCGATCACCTGCAAGGAAGGAGATAGCCATGCCCATCGTCAGACCGTTCCGCGGCATCCATTTCAATCCCGGCAAGATCGGCGGGAACGACTTCACGAAGGTGGTCGCCCCTCCCTATGACGTCATCTCGCCCGAAGAGCAGAAGAAGCTGCACGAGCGCCATCCGCGCAACATCGTCCACATCGACTTCGGCATCGCCGAGCCCGACGACGACGAGACGTGCAACAAGTACTCGCGCGCCGCGGCGTACTACGCACAGTGGCTCGATGACGGCACCTTGGTCCGCGACGACAAGCCGGCGCTCTACTATTACGAGCAGGAGTACGAC is drawn from Candidatus Deferrimicrobiaceae bacterium and contains these coding sequences:
- the purH gene encoding bifunctional phosphoribosylaminoimidazolecarboxamide formyltransferase/IMP cyclohydrolase — protein: MAKIQRAILSVSDKTGLVDFAKGLSKLGILLYASGGTATALKQKKVPVTLIEDYTGFPEMLDGRVKTLNPKIHGGLLAVRGKAEHMKTIKEHGILPFDMVVVNLYPFEATIAKKGCTREEAIENIDIGGPTMLRSAAKNSQDVAVVTDPADYKEILAKLVKGKGKLDAETHAELGRKVFALTARYDAAISNYLGKGADAKDEYPVTFTAQWNRKQTLRYGENPHQTSAFYADATLPVEPTLGGALQLQGKELSYNNIVDIDAALQLVLEFSEPAAVIIKHTNPSGVGTGRRLIDAFDKARACDPVSAFGGVIGFNRPVTAETAKAVASTFFEAIIAPSYDKEAKKILSAKANLRVLETGHDYVWAAEAGYEMKKVSGGLLLQTRDRHALATKDLKVVTKRKPTPDEIKGLLFAWKVCKHVKSNAIVFALKDRTLGVGAGQMSRVDSAKIAVMKAQKPLKGTVIASDAFFPFRDGLDTAAAAGATAVIQPGGSVRDAELIAAADEHGMAMVFTGVRHFRH
- the purD gene encoding phosphoribosylamine--glycine ligase, whose amino-acid sequence is MKVLLVGGGGREHALAWKIAQSPLVDKIYAAPGNPGIARHAELVAIPADDVAALCAFAVEKHVGLVVVGPEIPLVLGLSDALASTGIPVFGPDKAGAQLEGSKVFMKEMLASCGIPTAPFRVFDEYDDAEQYVLTHRLPVVVKADGLAAGKGVAVAGTYEEAVTFLRQVMVDRVFGDAGDRVVVEECLPGEEASYIVFTDGEKVVPLPSSQDHKRIGDNDAGPNTGGMGAYSPAPVVTPEVDRRVMKEVFEPLLAGLRTAGIRYRGILYAGLMIEYGVPRVLEFNVRFGDPEAQPLFLRMKNDLVPLMLQCAQGRLTDATLEIDPRPTVCVVMASSGYPGAYRKGMPIAGIDEAEKLGDVQVFHAGTAIENGKLVTAGGRVLGVTAIGEDLRAAIRRAYKAVDAIDWEGAYYRADIGKKALDRGGM
- the purE gene encoding 5-(carboxyamino)imidazole ribonucleotide mutase yields the protein MSGKVLILMGSASDADTMRETVKVLEEFGVESTLTVSSAHRSPQRTHDLVSKAEADGYSVIVAGAGAAAHLAGVVASLTVLPVIGVPLAGTPLAGFDALLSTVQMPAGIPVATVAVGKAGAQNAGHLAVQILATADPSLRDKLRGKRVAMAEAVAEAAAKL
- a CDS encoding ARMT1-like domain-containing protein, whose amino-acid sequence is MITLASECYPCFFRQADLAARAHGAPETLRLALAGRIASMLHALPAGRPPAALASDLQATIRETLGADDPFHALKRRELARFGETSRRALDFVSASPDPLAAAVGLAALANIMDSGIIDDAQKDREIARIEEMAAAFVLPESFRTQVGRARTVGVLLDNAGEAAFDVPLLAWLNRAGKRVWIAAKGGPVIDDLTIDEAREIGLQQYGELFSNGNRAIGTDLAQCPPEFRERLHAADLVLSKGQGNFETLSGKLSNGWFLLRCKCPVISRAVGRPEGELLLIESASAQA
- a CDS encoding L-threonylcarbamoyladenylate synthase codes for the protein MIRLADVSGGVGIPADAIRSLRSGGLVIYPTDTLYGMGVDPRSPQGLARLVRTKGRAAGKPLPLLLSGPDCAAAWAAEVPAVAARLMARFWPGALTLVLPAAAGLPAEVTGGGDTVGLRVPAHPVARALAAAAGGAVTGTSANRSGEPGLWRDAESLLSEFSGDADWLLWDGPAASGTPSTVVRVSRQGEIACIREGAVPFRTITDHLQGRR